CCATAAAAGCCAAAAGAGTGGGCTTCGTCTACCAACACCAAGGCATTGTATTTTTTTGCTGTACGCACAATTTCTGCCACTGGAGCCGCCCCTTCGCCCATGCTGTATACCCCTTCAAGCACTACCAACACCGTGCGATAGGGCGATGTTTCTGATTCAAGCACCGCCGCCAAATCAGCCGAATTGTTGTGTTGGAAGGTTCTCACGGTAGCACCACACAAACGGGCACCATCTACAATAGACGCGTGACAGAGTTGGTCGATGACCACCACATCGTTTCTGCCCAACAACCCTGCTATTGCACCTACGTTGGCGGTGTAGCCAGTAGGAAACAGGCAAGCACTGGGTTTGCCTACCAAGTCGGCAAATTCGGTTTCGAACTCAAGATGTTGGTTGGTCATGCCAGATGCCGCCGCTGAGGTGCCCATGCCTGTTCCAAAACGAGCCAAAGCCTGAGATGCTTCTTCCATTACCTTTTGGTCGCGGTTCAAACCAAGGTAGAGGTTGGTTGTCCATATAATCGCTTCCTGCACTTCATCGTTGTAGGCATCGCCTACTGTGCCCCTGGTGGCACTTCCCGTTTGCAATACTTTGCTATAAGGGTTGCGTCGGTCATTGTTTACCATAGATAAGACTTCCTGCACCAACTTGCTTTTGTCGGTGGCGTTCCACGCCGATGCTTTTGCCGCTTGAAACGTAGGATGACTGGATTGAATATGGGTTTGGAAACTGGCAAGTGTATCTGTAGCCACGCCGGGTAGCGTGTTTGCCGAGTGGCCATTGAGGATGCTTCCTGTCGCGTTGGCAATGTAACTGGCGAGTGCCTTTGGGGTGGGGTATTCGAAGATGGCCTGTGCTGGCAGCTCCTGCCCCAACAATTTAGTAAGTCGGCGACTAAACTCCAGGGTAGTGAGCGAGTCGATGCCCAAGCCATCGAACGAATGGTCTGGCAATACCTGAGCGACATCCGTCAGATTTAATAAAGAAGCCACTTCGCCTCGAATGAGGGATAGTATTGTGGTGTGTTGTTCATTAGGTGAGTCTGTCAAGCCCTGGTGGGGGCTGGAACCATTGACAGCACCATTCCCTTTTTCAAAACACTGCCCTTCATCCAGGCTCATGAGTTTCTTGCGATCGAGTTTGTCATTGGGCAAAAGAGGCAATGCCTTGAGGTGTTTTACTACCTGGGGCACCATATACTTTGGGAGTCGTTTTGCCAAATAAGCTTTCACCCTCGCCTCGGTTGCTGTTTCGCCTTGGCTTACCACATACGCTACCAGTATTTTCTGCCCAATGCCTCCGTCTACAGCGGCCGCAGCGGCAGCGTCAATGCCTGGCATTGTTTCAAGTGTCGACTCTATTTCTTCCAGTTCAATTCGGAAGCCCCTGACCTTTACCTGTTGGTCGACTCGCCCAAGAAACTCGATCTCACCGTTTTCTGTCCAGCGACACAGGTCGCCGGTTTTGTACAACCGATTGTCTGGAATCAAATCGCTGGCGGTATGCTCAATAAAACGCTCTTTGGTCAGCGCCTGATCGTATAAGTAGCCACGCGCCACCTTACTTCCGGCAAGGTAAAGTTCTCCGGCTACCCCTGCCCCCACAGGTTGCAAAGCATCGTTTAGAATATAGGCACGCGAGTTGGGCACCGACTTGCCAATTGTGACCACTTGAGTACCCGCCGCAACTTCGGCAATGGTCGAGTACACGGTGTCTTCGGTAGGCCCATACGCATTTAATATTCTCAGGTCGGGTTTTTGGGCGTGTACTTGCTCTACCAATGAGCGTTTGAGTGCTTCGCCGCCGAAAACCAGGCATTGTATGCCTTCGGGTAGTTTTTCTACCGAGAGCAAGGCTTGCACCGCTGATGCCACCATTACGCAGGTTCTTATTTGGTCTACTGCGGGTAGCTTGGTTAGTTCGAGGGCGTTTTTTGCGAGTATGATTGTACCACCCAACGACAATGTACCCATCGTTTCCATGACAGAAGTATCGAAACACACAGAAGCTCCCGCAAACACCCCTTCCAGTTCTTCATTGCTGAATCGCCCACGCATTTCCTGGCTCATAGATACCACATTTTTATGCTCAACTGCTACTCCTTTGGGTCGCCCGGTAGAGCCTGAGGTATAAATGACATACGCCAGGTTGTTGGCAGATGGTTGTATAGCGCTATTGGTATGTTTGCCCACCTTGTTCATCCAGATGAGTTCGCTTCCCCCACTACACAAGTCAGCGGTGTGGGCATCGTCTACGATGGTAGCCATTGCACGGGAATGCTCTAACATGTACCTGACCCGATCTTGTGGGTAGGCAGGATCGAGCGGAACATAGGCACATCCTGCCTGCATAACTCCAATAAGGGCTGCCACCAGTTCCCAGGAGCGGTGCATACACACCCCTACCAACGCTCCAGGTTTTACCCCACGGTTCTTAAGTTCTCCGGCCACCTCATTGGCTCGTTTGATCAGCTGTTGGTAGTCAATGTTGGTTTCACCATCAATGATGGCTATCTTTGTTGGATGGGCTAACCGTTGCTTTGCGATGAGCCCACAAATAGTTGTTTCCAGTTTATCCATAATTATTTATCCTATTTTTATTATATTGGTTAGTGTTATGGGCATTAGATAGTCCAATGCTGGCGTAACTGCATTAAGCACCGATATACAGGCTTCAGCCACTATTGACCATCGTCTGTGGACTAAAGCGCGCCCAAGACTTCGAGCCAAATAAGACCTAAATTGTTATTAGCTATTATTTGAAATCAACGCTTTTCTACAGAGGGTATAGTTTGCCACTCAACTACCTTTGGTAGAAGTAATTTGCCAGAAAAATTGAAAACTAATGTTACATCGTTGGTTGAATTGAATACAGGCGTTTTGGAATGGTTGAAAATTCCTCTGATTCAGGGGTTGTGTGATTTGCGTGCTTTAGGCAACTCTAAAATTAGCGCTTCGTGTCAAACGCATAGCCGTCAGGTTAAGCAAACAAGTGTAGAAAATTTACCCTAAAAATACCGCCACCGCCTCAGCGAGTGTCTCCACTCGCTGATTGAGTCTCTAAAAAAAAGCGCCCAAAGAAAGTCTGGTCTCTTGTGAAGACACAAGCGACGGCGGAGATTAGCACTTCGTGTCAAACGCAGGCCAAATTTAGTGGTTTTACTCTTTTTATTATGGCAGAGGTAACTTTTATGGTCTAAAGCACCAAAGGCAGACCATTGCCTGCCTGTTTTTAATGCTTACTCTGGTGTTGCTTGACTTTCAACGCTTAAAGTTGATAATTGCTTTGAGTAACAGGGGTATCATACTGCTCCCAAAGGCAAGTTTGAAACAGTCAAAGGCAGACAGTTGCAAGAAAAACTTCCCGTAGGTTACGCCAATATGAGCCAAGCCATTGATTCATTTACCATGTACTAAATTAACCATTTTTGATATTGTTTTGCTTAAAAATCTCCTGGGCTTGTTTTTTTAGACACGTACAGTCTGTGGGGGTCATCGACCAAGCTGTAGTCGATGATACTCATTTGAATGGAGCCGTCTGCCTGCAAAGTAGCGGCTCTACTGGCATCATCAGGGGCGCTCAATAGTCCTGTCATCCTGCCACCCTGGTTTGTACTTACGATAGGATCAGTTTGCCCTATCACAATGTGTACTATCCATAAATAGTCAGTACTATGGTTGCTGTCATACGCGGCAAAAGTAACCTTATCAGCATCCCCTTCTTTTACCCGTTTCAAAAACTTGTGGGGGGCTGCCACCGAAGCAATCAACATGCCCGCGTCACCATGGCGTTTAAAAATCAATTGTTGGCTTACCTGGTTGGCTCTTTCGTGGGCAACCGAGGTAGTGGCAGCGTTCAAGCCGGGTTGTATGGTAATAATTTTACCTCCTTTGCGAAAAGCCAGTTGGTAAGTAGAATAATCGTTGAGCTGTGCCTGGCACGATGCCCCATAACCTAAACAGGCTAACAGACTTATGATAAATATTTTGTTCATCTTCTTATTTGATTTAAATAGTGTTAGAAAAAAGGGAGGAGAGACATTGCCGCAACATCTCACCAGCATTGCTGGCAGGCAACGCTCCCACTCCCGGTCTTCCCTCTTTTTTTAATGAATAATCAATCTTTTAGTCAATACACCCTGGGCAGTTTTGAGGGTGTAAAGGTATACCCCTTTAGGCACCTGCTTTCCTGTTTGGTTTTTGAGTGTCCAAACTACCTGATGCGCCCCCTTAGACTGAAAGCCTTTGACCAGAGTACGGACAGTTTGCCCTAGGTTGTTGGTCACCGCCAAGGTTACTTGCCCTGCCTTGGGTAAATAATAAGCAATGGCTGTTTGGGCATTGGCAGGGTTGGGCTTGTTTTGATACAACTGCAAACCTGCTTCGCCGACTTGGGTAGCCGCTGACACATCTTTGCGTAAGCGGAACACATAAGGATCGGCTATTTTTCCTTGCAAAGCCGAAGGGGTCAGACCCATCACGTTTTCCAAGGCGTAAGCCTCTCCACTGGCACGCGTCACCAACTGAAAGTCTAATTGCTCTCCGGTTTGGTTGGTATAAGCTGTCAGAAAGTAATACCACTTGCCTTCTATTTGCTGAGGAATGGCTACCCCCCTCACTTGGTTGTCGGCAAAGGCGACCACCATATAGTCTTGCTCATTTTGCAAGCCTTCGTCGCTTTGCAATACACCTATCACGTGGCTTGAATATTTGTAATCTCCTACATTTACGCTCAGGCGCAAACGTTGAGCATCTGCCACTACCGCTTTGACTGGGGCGGCTACCTGACTACTTTTTCTTAAACTAAGATTAGAGGTACTGGAATACTTGAGAGTAGACACATTGGTCACCTTTATTTTGTATCCCTGGTTGGGTATGAGGTGAGTCAATGAACCTACCCAGGTACCTGTACCATTGACCAAAGTATATTGGGCAAGCCCTTCTTTAGAAATGAGCACATCTCCTATAGATGGATCAGGATTCAAACGGCTCATTGCCTGTACAGTGGTAATGGCATCGGTGCGGGTATACCCCAATGCATTGTTGTCGGCATCGTTGCCATTGTCAGGGTTTGCCACCAAGTCGATGGTTTGGCTACGGTCTGCCTGGTATCCGGTGACCTGTAGGGCTCTGCTGCCTCCATTGTGGCAGGTAACCAGGTACGACTTGGTCACATCCAACAAGAAGTTGGCATGTACATTGCCCGCCGCATCTTTCCATTGGGCACCATCATATATGATCTCTGTCAAGGCATCCATTCCTTGGGTTTGAATGGCATCATTTACCTGAAAACCAGTGACTTGATTCAACGAAAGTGTCTTACCACCTGGCACGTCGGTTGCCCGAAAGCTCAGCCAGTGGTTTTTACCCAAAAGGTTGATGGCATACTGCGCCTTGCCCGAATAATCGGCATCCAGGGTAGTGTTCAAAGTAACGCCATTGGCAAACTCTACAGTACCTATCGGATTCTCTTGGCAAGCTGTACCATCCCACAAATACACTGTACAAGTGGCATTGGTTGGGCTTGCCTCATTCGCATAAACATTGAGCGAAGCTACTGCAGTATTGCCTACTGCCTGTACAGTTCCTCTGCCCACCAAAGCACCTTGACTGTTTCTCACCAACAGGGTTTTGCCTATGGCATCGGTATACGCCTGTCCCGCTTTTTGAATGGTCAGTTGGGCACTCATGCTAAAAGTAAAATCGGCTGGAGAAACCGTTAAGTGGCTTTCGTCGCAACTTACAATTACCTTGATGTCCAGGGTTTCGTACCCTAACAATGCTGCCCCTTGGGTGATTTTAGCCTTTACCTGTCCGTAATAAGTACCTGCACTTAGCCACGGCGCTGTAGCAAAACTCATGGCATGGGTATGTCCTCCGGGCAATGTATATACCCCATTTGCCAACGCTGCATTGTTGGTAATGTTTAACCACATAGGCACCTCGGTCAATTGGTATTGAACCTCGGCAGCATTGGTACTTACCAGACTCAAATCAAACAACTGGCTGGTACCTGTGGTTTGCACTACAGTATGGTTTGCCTTGTTCCAGCCTATATTATTACCATCTACCCTAAAAGTCCACGATCTGCCTGCCGCCGGATTGCCAAAGGCGTCTTTAATAGCGTCATCATTGATGGTTGCTGTCAGCAAAGCACCTTCTAATAATTCGGGGGCAAAAGTGGCCACAGGTTGCACAATCACTTGGGTAAGGTCAGCCGAAGTACTCACCGCTACCGGAATGTCATGCACAATGGTTTCTATATTTAATGGAGCCGCCTGGCCTTTGGTAATAAAACTCACCCCATTGCTGGTGGTGCCACTGGTTTTGCCGGTAAAGTCACGAATGGCTTCTCCATCCAGGGCAATGTTGTCTAGTACATAATAGGCCTGCAGCCCTGCTTCGGTACCAATGAGACGTTTCTTCATATTCGTTCTGATGTTGGCTTCCTGCAGTGCCTTGTTCCAGATGCGTACTTCGTCTAATCCTCCTCTGAAACCTTCCAGGCCATTGGCTTGTCCTATCACCAGGTCGCTGGCATCGGCCGCAAAGTGTTGTATGCCTGCCGAAACACTTTTGGTCAATCTTCCATTGAGATAAATCTTCAAAGTGTTGATCGCCTTGCCCTTGATAAATACTACAGCCACATGGCTCCAGTCATCCAGGTCTAGCGACTCATCGGTAAAAGCACTGCCTTGTCCGGCATAAATTTTATTGCCTTGAATAAAAGAAATGTTCCAATTGGTACCCTTGCTGACAATGGGTGTAGACAATACACTGCTGTGTAACTTGTTTGGTTTTACCCAAAACTCTACCGTATAAGAACTGTCCAAATCCAACACATTTTGATCGGGAATAGTGATTTGATCAGCCACTTGGTCAAACAATGCTGAAGTAGGCACGTATTCTACGCTGCCTAAAATTCCCCGCAACGACACGTTCAACGGATTGACCCCGTTGGCATTGAGGGTTTTGTTGTAAGTAGCAGTGGCCAGGGCACTTGCGGTAGTGCTTCCGTTCAAGGGCGATACCTCTATAATGGTTGGGGTAGCTCGTTGAACGTTCCCTGTAATCCATTCGCTTGGGTTGTTTACCTCCCAGTCTTCGAGGGCGCTTCCGCAGATAGGCACTACCCTTACCCTATAGGCTTGGTCGGCACCAATGGCGGTGGTGTTGAGGTGGTAGCTATAATACCCTTGAGCATCAGGCGTTCCCAGCTCAGCCAGGGTTACCTCTTTGGCAAACTGAATGTCGTCAGAAGAAGGCAAAGCAAACTCCAGGCGCACTTTGGCAAAAGTAGCGTGAGGAGTAACTGGCTTCAGCTTAAACGGCAAGGTGTTTTTAGCAGTACTGTTTACCACCCAATTGGTAGTAGGAGCGGCTACCTCTATACTGCCTGCACAAGGCGCGTGAAAATAAGCGTTGAGTTTTACTACATCTCTTAGCCTCACATATTCGGTTCCGTCTGAGTTATACACCACGGCTCTTTTGTCTTCTCCTTTTAAGAACTCTTCTCCTATTTTTTCCCCTTCATACATCTCCAGAATGCTTTCGTCACAAGCAGAATAGAACACCAGCGGAATATTGGTAAACTCAGTAGGAGAAGAAGCTTCAGTACGCTTTACAAACACCCTTAGTACTTTGGCTTCGCCGGGTTCCAGGGTATAAGTTCGGGGAATCAACAAGTTGCCCAAACCCTCTACCCGCACCGAAGTACCAGAAGGCAAGTCGGCGGCAGGCACTTTCAATTTATAGGTTTTGGCAAATCCACCGTTAGTGGCTTCGTTGGCTTTTTGGGTATTGCTTATGGTAATGTCAAATACTGCTTCTCCCGTAAGCTCTGCCCAGGCTAAAGAGTTGGCGGCAACGATTTCTACTCCCTGACGGGCTAAAGTATGCTGTTCTACCGGACACATAGACTCTCCTGCTCTAGCCACAATGATAGGCGTGGGGTAGTCAGGATCTTGTCTAAACCTCATGCTAAACTGGTCGTTGACGTCCTTGTCAAACAAATTGATTGTAAATGCTTCGGTGTCTTCACTACCACTGCCCGTTTGAGAATCTATCTCGTGCGACAAGGAAATTTCGCTGTCCAGGTTATACTTCACGCTAAACACCGTGGCGTTTGTTTTAAAATATTTGGTAAAATCCAGGGTGTTTTTTACGTTTACTACCTTGCTGGTGGTGGCATTTTTGCCAATGGCAAAACTCAGGTTTGCCTGCCCCGACAAGGCTACAGGTCCAGTAGGCAAACTTTTGGTTCCAGCCTCGTTTTTCATAGTAAAGGGGTCGTTGTTGGTACCCTGAAACACCTGTTGGCGGCTAGTAATGGTTTTGTTCAACGCCTCTTGCCATTTTCTAATGTCGCCCAAACGGTTTTTGATCGTATCTACCTTACCCCGGTCGTTGGCCGACAAGTCCTCACGGTTTTTATTCTCCGCATCGGAGTCGTTTAAGCCCGCCCGCAAACTGGTAATCAATGTATGGAGGCTGGGAATTAATTTGTTTTCAATAGAAAAACGGGTAAAAACAAAAGTAGCGCCCGTTTCTACCGAAGTAGTAGGGTCGTTCTGGGTAAGGGTAGCTGTGCAACCCTCTACCGAAATTGTTTTACCTGTCCCCAGGTACATAATGTCGCTTGTCCCAAAAAACATATCACTTTGTTCGCCTGGTAGCGGAGAGGCACCTTGAGGGGTGCTGATGTTGGTATTGAAGCTCAAGGCATTGGTAGAGGTCTTGCCACCACCTATGCGGATATTTTCTGAAACGGCTCCTCCGGCACTTACTTCGCCAGTAGACGATTCGTATAATACTACAGAACCTCCTCCTAGTCCAACCCAAGCCCCCATATACGCCGAGTGTTTGGTTCCAGCAGTGATTTTGGTGGCAAGTTTTACCGAACCTGTATTGATCAGGCTAGAGCTACTGTTGATGGTTGCTCCTTTGCCCCAGGTAGTACTACTTCCGTCGCCTGGTGGGTCATACAATACTTGTTTTACATTGGGAAAAGTAAGGGTAAAAGTCTGATTTTCATCTTGTACTACGCCCACTACCCAAGCAGTCAGCGAAGCAGTAGCTTGTCTATCGGTAGCGTTGATGGTCAATTGGCGGGTATGCTCGCCCGTAAAGTTGGGGTAAGCCGTCCAGATGGCCACGGTGTCGATACCTGTCGCACTGGTAAATGGCGCATCAGGCGAACTCCCCACTACTTCGTCTTTGCCGTGGTACTGAGGCAAATCTCCTGACACATAATAGTTGGTATTGGCACTATAGCATTTGCTGTCGCCATATTGTTCAAAAAATTCCAGGCGTACCCGGTATTGTTGCTGTTGCTCCAGAATAAAGTTGTTGTTGGTCGCACAATAGTTGGTCGCAGAGGTAGCATCAAACGGAGTCCAGCCCTGGGTTTTATCCAAAATATCTACCACGCTTGCCTTCACCTGCAAAGGACTGCGGTACTCTACCCCTACTGTAGCCCAACCTTTGGTAATGTCTATCCCAAACTGGGTTTTTACAATGGCAGGATCTGCTTGGTTGGTCAGGGTAACCTTGTAAATACCGGGCAACAAATTATCTACAGTAAACACGGTACCATCACCATTAAAAATATCGCTGGCGCTGGGAGTGGTACCCGCCGTAAAGGTTTTGCTAAAGGCAGGGCTGGTCACATCGGTACGCTCTATGGTTACATCCCACAAACCAATGCTGTTGTTGCAGGGAATGATGATGTTGCCCGTGATGCCATAACGGGTATGGTTGTAGAAGTTAATCGACGATTCGGGTTGGGTCACATTCCATACTTGTTTTTCTCCCTGAGCAAAAGCGCCTTGTGCCTCATACTCGTATTTGTATTTACGTGTGTAAGCATTGGCCATCGACCCATCAAACAATGGCATGGTAGACTCATCGCTTACATCATTGAGTAAGTTCAAGGCATGGCCTTGACTATGGGCAGTATTGCTCACTACCCGCAGGCTTTGGGCGCTTTCGCCAAAGGCATAAGAGTGGGTCAGGTGGTGGTCATCGTCTTCAATGTAATTACCCGCCTTTAGGTCATCTAAAGTGGGCTTGTTATACACCACATCCCGCTTCTCTATCAAATGCAAGTGGGCTTTTAGGTTTTCAGTCAAATTGCTCCCTTCGGCACCCAAATGAACAAAACCAGCCAGCTCAGACGAGGCAATGGTGGTAGCACTGGCCACCATACTGGAAGCTCCGGTATAGAGGTGCAAAATTTGGGTGGTATTGTCATAAGTAAAAGCAAAAAACTGCCAACCGGTACTGCTACCAAAAGGCAACTCTGCCAATGATACATCTGCCTTGTAAAGCGCTAAAAAAGTATTGTTACGCAACACCAAACGAATGTTACCTACTTGCATAATGGTTTGCAGGGTGGGTACTTGCCCTTCGGTAAAGTCATCTCGCTTGATCCACCCCGACCAAGTAGCGCCATTGCTGGGAGCAATAAAGGTACTCTCCGATTTGGCATAGTCATTTATCCCGTCAAACTTCAGGCTCTGGGCACCAAACGAACGTAATTGCTCTCGGTTGGTTACCTGAAAATGCTGCAGGCCGATGGGCAAACTCAGGTTGTACTGTCCAAAGTTGTCAGAACCTACCGGAGCACCTCCCTCATCGTTGATCATGAGATAGTCTAAGGCAGTTGGGTTGAGCCCCGAAGCAAATTGAAAGCTTTGCCCGGCAGGTACCGGATACTCGATGCCCTCTTCATGGTAAAATACATTGCCCGAAATATTGAATTGCGACTCGTCGGTAAAGTCTACCTCTGACTTGGTATAGTCGCTCGCCTGAACGCTGCTTTGCAGCAAAACGTTTTTGGCTACGGGGTTAAACAGGTGGTTGGTTTTGACGGGTGCTACAATAAAACCAGTGCTGCTGTTGCCAAAGTTTAAGCCTTCCATCACATAGTTGCCAAAATCGTTGGTATACACTACATATTGCAGGTCGTGGTTTATTGCTATTCTGGGCAACACCTCGGTTGTTTTGGCAACATAGCGCCCCGCAGTGCGGCTCGCCTGATTATACACTTCTTTTTCGGCATCCAGGTCAAATCGGTAGTACAACCACAGGTTTTCGTAGGTGTCTTGGTTGCCACTGATCATGTATGGAGCATGGTTATGTACCTGCTTGTCGAGGCTTGTCATCCACTCTTCGTCGGTTTCGTCGCGGTGGGTAGCTTCATCTACACGCACAATGCCTCTTTTTACTCCCCACACCCTCAATTCGTCCAAGGCATAGTCGGTGCCTGCACTGGCGTTGATGCTCCAGGCGTTCAACACCCCAATATTGCTGTAGGCATAAGCGGTGGTATTGTTTGCCACCAATGCCCCATCTAT
The Microscilla marina ATCC 23134 DNA segment above includes these coding regions:
- a CDS encoding amino acid adenylation domain-containing protein, which translates into the protein MDKLETTICGLIAKQRLAHPTKIAIIDGETNIDYQQLIKRANEVAGELKNRGVKPGALVGVCMHRSWELVAALIGVMQAGCAYVPLDPAYPQDRVRYMLEHSRAMATIVDDAHTADLCSGGSELIWMNKVGKHTNSAIQPSANNLAYVIYTSGSTGRPKGVAVEHKNVVSMSQEMRGRFSNEELEGVFAGASVCFDTSVMETMGTLSLGGTIILAKNALELTKLPAVDQIRTCVMVASAVQALLSVEKLPEGIQCLVFGGEALKRSLVEQVHAQKPDLRILNAYGPTEDTVYSTIAEVAAGTQVVTIGKSVPNSRAYILNDALQPVGAGVAGELYLAGSKVARGYLYDQALTKERFIEHTASDLIPDNRLYKTGDLCRWTENGEIEFLGRVDQQVKVRGFRIELEEIESTLETMPGIDAAAAAAVDGGIGQKILVAYVVSQGETATEARVKAYLAKRLPKYMVPQVVKHLKALPLLPNDKLDRKKLMSLDEGQCFEKGNGAVNGSSPHQGLTDSPNEQHTTILSLIRGEVASLLNLTDVAQVLPDHSFDGLGIDSLTTLEFSRRLTKLLGQELPAQAIFEYPTPKALASYIANATGSILNGHSANTLPGVATDTLASFQTHIQSSHPTFQAAKASAWNATDKSKLVQEVLSMVNNDRRNPYSKVLQTGSATRGTVGDAYNDEVQEAIIWTTNLYLGLNRDQKVMEEASQALARFGTGMGTSAAASGMTNQHLEFETEFADLVGKPSACLFPTGYTANVGAIAGLLGRNDVVVIDQLCHASIVDGARLCGATVRTFQHNNSADLAAVLESETSPYRTVLVVLEGVYSMGEGAAPVAEIVRTAKKYNALVLVDEAHSFGFYGEGGAGICAAQGVTEEVDFIMTTLSKALGSLGGVVAASQEHIDLLKSSSRAYIFQASVSPADMAAALTALRRLRADDALRERLWSTTRYMRQRFEEAGYDLGTGDGPIVTPHFSNKDKLYAIVQSLYQRGVQTSAVTYPIVESGRGRLRLICSAAHTRADVDKTLEALIEAEREVDQQLAATRDEARETRVIHNDVENWANALLVYLKETMAKSAAPTPSLAIAASISEDTAPTVIVVKDGDVTLTHRKPKGLPSCTLSFTDQATIVALQSADVQALLQSISQGNCVLNGQVEPFIWLIGRLVDQRQDACVYAELE
- a CDS encoding LamG-like jellyroll fold domain-containing protein, with protein sequence MKIHKQLYLLSGLLALLLLGSHQSLRAQSHGILRMNAINYASHFNTGIDLQAALSAGIAQEASIEFWIRSTFANNDWQLTDILGNDQSFSLKMTAGNQLVVRLGGTSQTIDLSGTVQASTWHHVTLVYKFQVLQIYINGHKQAEVSANLATPHPRYLYFHRKRDQHSLLEIAEIRTWNKARTEGDIDANWLRSFTKLNEVELTNLIDNRGLYMLLGQYEKASVATSMLDSLDTMQWRDALAGSPKMGQGIRSYKGITTTLEVRDDIEHPIFLNDKILLSASKGAHPDKVVLAWPHIKGATSYNIFKNDSQIGSVNAGSSVGDQLTFEVKSNILPGETDLYKVKANGEVSSTGLDYGFVFHNGKISGTVASSSQVGTPEAAITLKGDGGLPGHALGLAKNSKPLLVKNVDVFKKSGAASDFMIEFWYKGATTDPNTVFALGNVQVQMQAGNAVEATNGDGTSYLVYTNPAGDDQWHHYAIVWSAIGGRIYIDGALVANNTTAYAYSNIGVLNAWSINASAGTDYALDELRVWGVKRGIVRVDEATHRDETDEEWMTSLDKQVHNHAPYMISGNQDTYENLWLYYRFDLDAEKEVYNQASRTAGRYVAKTTEVLPRIAINHDLQYVVYTNDFGNYVMEGLNFGNSSTGFIVAPVKTNHLFNPVAKNVLLQSSVQASDYTKSEVDFTDESQFNISGNVFYHEEGIEYPVPAGQSFQFASGLNPTALDYLMINDEGGAPVGSDNFGQYNLSLPIGLQHFQVTNREQLRSFGAQSLKFDGINDYAKSESTFIAPSNGATWSGWIKRDDFTEGQVPTLQTIMQVGNIRLVLRNNTFLALYKADVSLAELPFGSSTGWQFFAFTYDNTTQILHLYTGASSMVASATTIASSELAGFVHLGAEGSNLTENLKAHLHLIEKRDVVYNKPTLDDLKAGNYIEDDDHHLTHSYAFGESAQSLRVVSNTAHSQGHALNLLNDVSDESTMPLFDGSMANAYTRKYKYEYEAQGAFAQGEKQVWNVTQPESSINFYNHTRYGITGNIIIPCNNSIGLWDVTIERTDVTSPAFSKTFTAGTTPSASDIFNGDGTVFTVDNLLPGIYKVTLTNQADPAIVKTQFGIDITKGWATVGVEYRSPLQVKASVVDILDKTQGWTPFDATSATNYCATNNNFILEQQQQYRVRLEFFEQYGDSKCYSANTNYYVSGDLPQYHGKDEVVGSSPDAPFTSATGIDTVAIWTAYPNFTGEHTRQLTINATDRQATASLTAWVVGVVQDENQTFTLTFPNVKQVLYDPPGDGSSTTWGKGATINSSSSLINTGSVKLATKITAGTKHSAYMGAWVGLGGGSVVLYESSTGEVSAGGAVSENIRIGGGKTSTNALSFNTNISTPQGASPLPGEQSDMFFGTSDIMYLGTGKTISVEGCTATLTQNDPTTSVETGATFVFTRFSIENKLIPSLHTLITSLRAGLNDSDAENKNREDLSANDRGKVDTIKNRLGDIRKWQEALNKTITSRQQVFQGTNNDPFTMKNEAGTKSLPTGPVALSGQANLSFAIGKNATTSKVVNVKNTLDFTKYFKTNATVFSVKYNLDSEISLSHEIDSQTGSGSEDTEAFTINLFDKDVNDQFSMRFRQDPDYPTPIIVARAGESMCPVEQHTLARQGVEIVAANSLAWAELTGEAVFDITISNTQKANEATNGGFAKTYKLKVPAADLPSGTSVRVEGLGNLLIPRTYTLEPGEAKVLRVFVKRTEASSPTEFTNIPLVFYSACDESILEMYEGEKIGEEFLKGEDKRAVVYNSDGTEYVRLRDVVKLNAYFHAPCAGSIEVAAPTTNWVVNSTAKNTLPFKLKPVTPHATFAKVRLEFALPSSDDIQFAKEVTLAELGTPDAQGYYSYHLNTTAIGADQAYRVRVVPICGSALEDWEVNNPSEWITGNVQRATPTIIEVSPLNGSTTASALATATYNKTLNANGVNPLNVSLRGILGSVEYVPTSALFDQVADQITIPDQNVLDLDSSYTVEFWVKPNKLHSSVLSTPIVSKGTNWNISFIQGNKIYAGQGSAFTDESLDLDDWSHVAVVFIKGKAINTLKIYLNGRLTKSVSAGIQHFAADASDLVIGQANGLEGFRGGLDEVRIWNKALQEANIRTNMKKRLIGTEAGLQAYYVLDNIALDGEAIRDFTGKTSGTTSNGVSFITKGQAAPLNIETIVHDIPVAVSTSADLTQVIVQPVATFAPELLEGALLTATINDDAIKDAFGNPAAGRSWTFRVDGNNIGWNKANHTVVQTTGTSQLFDLSLVSTNAAEVQYQLTEVPMWLNITNNAALANGVYTLPGGHTHAMSFATAPWLSAGTYYGQVKAKITQGAALLGYETLDIKVIVSCDESHLTVSPADFTFSMSAQLTIQKAGQAYTDAIGKTLLVRNSQGALVGRGTVQAVGNTAVASLNVYANEASPTNATCTVYLWDGTACQENPIGTVEFANGVTLNTTLDADYSGKAQYAINLLGKNHWLSFRATDVPGGKTLSLNQVTGFQVNDAIQTQGMDALTEIIYDGAQWKDAAGNVHANFLLDVTKSYLVTCHNGGSRALQVTGYQADRSQTIDLVANPDNGNDADNNALGYTRTDAITTVQAMSRLNPDPSIGDVLISKEGLAQYTLVNGTGTWVGSLTHLIPNQGYKIKVTNVSTLKYSSTSNLSLRKSSQVAAPVKAVVADAQRLRLSVNVGDYKYSSHVIGVLQSDEGLQNEQDYMVVAFADNQVRGVAIPQQIEGKWYYFLTAYTNQTGEQLDFQLVTRASGEAYALENVMGLTPSALQGKIADPYVFRLRKDVSAATQVGEAGLQLYQNKPNPANAQTAIAYYLPKAGQVTLAVTNNLGQTVRTLVKGFQSKGAHQVVWTLKNQTGKQVPKGVYLYTLKTAQGVLTKRLIIH